The nucleotide window ATTAatcctcctttttttgtgcTGGTAAAAGATCCACCATCAGACTGCATCCTCCccaaaaaatgtatatatacagGAATCAAGGGAATAATATAGAGCGTACTAAAGGATAACGAAAGAAATTTACTTTGGGACAGTCTGTCTACATAGCCGTTGAGGTCACGTGCACAGCTGGATTCTccttgtatatatatagtgaCGATGAACGTCTTTGTCTTCCGAATTGGATTGTTTATGCTTTTTGTAGTACAACATTCTCATTGTCCTCTACATTATCCGATACACACAGTGTCTCAGCATCTGCAAGAAGCTATTTTCAAACGGAGGCGTTTCGTTCTGACGTCATGAACCGACATCACCATCCACCATATCCGTCGGTTGCATCATTCCAAACAGCCGGATTGTTGACGTCTATCTGCTTCCTGTTTATCCTACCGCAGTTTTTCATGACCACAGGTACTgatgtttgtgtgtgtatgtgtacGCTATGCTATCCGACATTTAAATAGATATATTGTTTTGATTATGTTCCCGCAAACAGTGAACGCTATCGATTGCTTCAAATGCGTCTCGGTCAATGGCGCAAATCCAGCCTGCGAAGATCCTTTCCACAATAACTTCACTAGCGATCTACTGGAATCGCCTTGTTTGGGCGGACGTAAAGGACGCAATGGCCTCTTTCCGGCCACGGCATGTCTAAAGCTCGCCGGTCGTTACGGTACTATTATCATAATAAATTACACGCATCATCAGATAACTGGACTTTTGCTTCCGCGTCCgcgcccctttttttttatcggcgGCAGTCGCATCTTCTGTAGAGCCTAAGGCACGATAGATatagggtttttttttttttatctttattttttttttttaaagaaaggaGATTTTTCTGTTGAACGGTTGTATTGGGGAAAGTATTGGAGGTTCAATCTTTATGGATCaaagcgaaagaaaagaagagttCGTTCGTGTGTATATACCGTAACCTATATACTGACGGAGTATCGATTAACGTTTAGTGCTTGTGGTCCTCTGGAAAATGGGTATCGTTATATTTctctgtgaaaaaaaaagcaaaacaaaacaaacataatCAATAGAAAATAGCGCTCATGATAGATGTGGATGCGGTACATAGCTC belongs to Daphnia magna isolate NIES linkage group LG1, ASM2063170v1.1, whole genome shotgun sequence and includes:
- the LOC116935961 gene encoding uncharacterized protein LOC116935961 isoform X3 gives rise to the protein MNRHHHPPYPSVASFQTAGLLTSICFLFILPQFFMTTVNAIDCFKCVSVNGANPACEDPFHNNFTSDLLESPCLGGRKGRNGLFPATACLKLAGRYDDTGETIVVRGCALDSGTTTIDTEIIRMSHCGGLYFDDRYVNGCLQSCDDGDGCNRAPADRSSWLRTAAASATFSLIFSCRIRFHVLR
- the LOC116935961 gene encoding uncharacterized protein LOC116935961 isoform X4; translated protein: MNRHHHPPYPSVASFQTAGLLTSICFLFILPQFFMTTVNAIDCFKCVSVNGANPACEDPFHNNFTSDLLESPCLGGRKGRNGLFPATACLKLAGRYDDTGETIVVRGCALDSGTTTIDTEIIRMSHCGGLYFDDRKRSIACITINQTQQFRLPSIA
- the LOC116935961 gene encoding uncharacterized protein LOC116935961 isoform X2, with amino-acid sequence MNRHHHPPYPSVASFQTAGLLTSICFLFILPQFFMTTVNAIDCFKCVSVNGANPACEDPFHNNFTSDLLESPCLGGRKGRNGLFPATACLKLAGRYADGNNEKMVIRTCALDSGSLTLDTELVRMSHCGSFVLDGRYVNGCLQSCDDGDGCNRAPADRSSWLRTAAASATFSLIFSCRIRFHVLR